One stretch of Harmonia axyridis chromosome 1, icHarAxyr1.1, whole genome shotgun sequence DNA includes these proteins:
- the LOC123671472 gene encoding uncharacterized protein LOC123671472 isoform X2, with amino-acid sequence MKRARVKATICVGKKKKVSSQKLIENQDEKCDSSEQKVNSLNVEQKLAQESQDEQVKPPEMVISNTEFTSKESSKTPIIHQENPNPTEHSNIPIVSKFPSSSTNSVTPEPLKENSIPVINCGLMNRSKIKAVPKLKGRKTCSKSISSEITESKTHFVLTTTQESLNTPCLQESTSNSSAKCSSSENVTSPLNCINSILPLSPSKIKSISALENRHFSGSSDLKDGSETINSGIRTQSVSASNTCLQESTSNSPAKCSLSENVSSPVNYVPPLSPSKICRSKIKVIPVLGNRKHFSSTSDSEDGSKRITSRTRTESFKVKIILIFIGSKYKYTTIQNNMH; translated from the exons ATGAAAAGAGCTAGAGTGAAAGCTACAATTTgtgtaggaaaaaaaaagaaggtttCTTCTCAAAAACTAATAGAAAACCAAGATG aaaaatgTGATTCAAGTGAACAGAAAGTTAATTCTCTAAATGTTGAACAAAAATTAGCTCAAGAATCTCAAGATGAACAAGTTAAACCTCCGGAAATGGTTATTTCTAACACAGAATTCACATCAAAGGAAAGCTCCAAAACTCCAATTATTCACCAAGAAAATCCGAATCCTACAGAACATTCTAATATTCCAATAGTTTCTAAATTTCCAAGTAGTTCAACAAATTCTGTTACTCCTGAACCTCTTAAAGAAAACTCAATACCAGTGATTAATTGTGGTCTAATGAACAGAAGCAAAATTAAAGCAGTTCCTAAGTTGAAAGGTAGAAAAACATGTTCTAAgtcaatttcttcagaaatcaCAGAATCAAAAACTCATTTTGTTCTAACTACAACTCag GAATCCTTAAATACTCCATGTCTTCAAGAATCAACGTCAAATTCTTCAGCCAAATGTTCTTCCTCAGAAAATGTTACTTCACCATTGAATTGTATCAATTCAATACTACCATTGAGTCCTAGCAAAATTAAAAGTATTTCTGCATTAGAAAACAGACATTTTTCTGGCTCTAGTGATTTAAAAGATGGAAGTGAGACAATTAATTCTGGAATAAGAACACAATCT GTTTCTGCAAGTAATACATGTCTTCAAGAATCAACATCTAATTCTCCAGCCAAATGCTCTTTATCAGAAAATGTTTCCTCACCTGTGAATTATGTACCTCCATTAAGTCCTAGCAAAATATGTAGGAGCAAAATAAAAGTTATTCCTGTATTAGgaaatagaaaacatttttctagTACTAGTGATTCAGAGGATGGAAGTAAGAGAATAACTTCTAGAACAAGAACAGAATCT TTCAAAGTAAAGATTATACTAATATTCATTGGATCGAAATA
- the LOC123671472 gene encoding uncharacterized protein LOC123671472 isoform X3 gives MKRARVKATICVGKKKKVSSQKLIENQDEKCDSSEQKVNSLNVEQKLAQESQDEQVKPPEMVISNTEFTSKESSKTPIIHQENPNPTEHSNIPIVSKFPSSSTNSVTPEPLKENSIPVINCGLMNRSKIKAVPKLKGRKTCSKSISSEITESKTHFVLTTTQESLNTPCLQESTSNSSAKCSSSENVTSPLNCINSILPLSPSKIKSISALENRHFSGSSDLKDGSETINSGIRTQSVSASNTCLQESTSNSPAKCSLSENVSSPVNYVPPLSPSKICRSKIKVIPVLGNRKHFSSTSDSEDGSKRITSRTRTESKYKKTDT, from the exons ATGAAAAGAGCTAGAGTGAAAGCTACAATTTgtgtaggaaaaaaaaagaaggtttCTTCTCAAAAACTAATAGAAAACCAAGATG aaaaatgTGATTCAAGTGAACAGAAAGTTAATTCTCTAAATGTTGAACAAAAATTAGCTCAAGAATCTCAAGATGAACAAGTTAAACCTCCGGAAATGGTTATTTCTAACACAGAATTCACATCAAAGGAAAGCTCCAAAACTCCAATTATTCACCAAGAAAATCCGAATCCTACAGAACATTCTAATATTCCAATAGTTTCTAAATTTCCAAGTAGTTCAACAAATTCTGTTACTCCTGAACCTCTTAAAGAAAACTCAATACCAGTGATTAATTGTGGTCTAATGAACAGAAGCAAAATTAAAGCAGTTCCTAAGTTGAAAGGTAGAAAAACATGTTCTAAgtcaatttcttcagaaatcaCAGAATCAAAAACTCATTTTGTTCTAACTACAACTCag GAATCCTTAAATACTCCATGTCTTCAAGAATCAACGTCAAATTCTTCAGCCAAATGTTCTTCCTCAGAAAATGTTACTTCACCATTGAATTGTATCAATTCAATACTACCATTGAGTCCTAGCAAAATTAAAAGTATTTCTGCATTAGAAAACAGACATTTTTCTGGCTCTAGTGATTTAAAAGATGGAAGTGAGACAATTAATTCTGGAATAAGAACACAATCT GTTTCTGCAAGTAATACATGTCTTCAAGAATCAACATCTAATTCTCCAGCCAAATGCTCTTTATCAGAAAATGTTTCCTCACCTGTGAATTATGTACCTCCATTAAGTCCTAGCAAAATATGTAGGAGCAAAATAAAAGTTATTCCTGTATTAGgaaatagaaaacatttttctagTACTAGTGATTCAGAGGATGGAAGTAAGAGAATAACTTCTAGAACAAGAACAGAATCT